A genomic region of Streptococcus suis contains the following coding sequences:
- a CDS encoding carbamoyl phosphate synthase small subunit: MSKRRLILEDGTIFEGEAFGADIDVTGELVFSTGMTGYQESITDQSYNGQILTFTYPLVGNYGINRDDYESIKPTCKGVVVSEWARRASNWRNQMTLDEFLKAKKIPAISGIDTRALTKIIRQHGTMKATLANVGDSVEHLTDQLRATVLPTNNIQQVSTKTAYPAPGVGRSVVLVDFGLKHSILRELAKRDCNVTVVPYDTTAEEILALHPDGVMLSNGPGNPDDVPEALEMIRGILGKIPIFGICMGHQLFAKANGATTYKMKFGHRGFNHAVREIATGRVDFTSQNHGYAVAREDLPECLMITHEEINDKSVEGVRHKYYPGFSVQFHPDAAPGPHDASYLFDEFMELMDSFKKGQ, translated from the coding sequence ATGTCAAAAAGACGTTTGATTTTAGAGGATGGCACTATTTTTGAAGGGGAGGCCTTCGGTGCTGATATTGATGTGACTGGTGAGTTGGTTTTCTCAACTGGGATGACAGGTTATCAGGAATCTATCACGGACCAGTCTTATAATGGTCAGATTTTAACCTTTACCTATCCCTTGGTAGGAAATTACGGGATTAACCGTGATGATTACGAGTCAATTAAGCCGACTTGTAAGGGAGTGGTTGTCAGTGAGTGGGCTCGTCGGGCAAGTAACTGGCGTAACCAGATGACTTTGGATGAATTTTTAAAGGCTAAGAAAATTCCAGCAATTTCTGGAATTGACACACGCGCCCTAACTAAAATTATTCGTCAGCACGGTACCATGAAGGCGACTCTTGCAAATGTCGGTGATTCTGTGGAGCATTTGACAGACCAGTTGAGAGCGACTGTTTTGCCAACCAACAACATCCAGCAAGTATCAACAAAAACAGCCTATCCTGCACCTGGAGTTGGACGTAGTGTCGTTCTGGTTGATTTTGGATTGAAACATTCTATTCTTAGAGAGTTAGCCAAGCGTGATTGCAATGTGACAGTTGTCCCGTATGATACGACTGCTGAAGAAATTCTTGCCCTCCATCCTGATGGTGTCATGCTATCAAACGGCCCAGGAAATCCAGATGATGTTCCAGAAGCGCTAGAAATGATTCGTGGGATTCTTGGTAAAATTCCAATTTTTGGTATCTGTATGGGGCACCAACTTTTTGCTAAAGCAAATGGGGCAACGACTTATAAAATGAAGTTTGGTCACCGTGGTTTCAACCATGCTGTTCGTGAAATTGCGACAGGTCGAGTGGACTTTACCAGTCAGAACCATGGTTATGCAGTGGCTCGTGAAGATTTACCTGAATGTTTAATGATTACTCATGAAGAAATCAATGACAAATCAGTAGAAGGGGTACGCCACAAGTACTATCCAGGTTTCTCTGTTCAATTCCACCCAGATGCTGCACCTGGTCCACATGATGCCAGCTATTTGTTTGATGAATTTATGGAATTGATGGATTCGTTTAAAAAAGGGCAGTAA
- a CDS encoding aspartate carbamoyltransferase catalytic subunit, translating to MTITNGKVSLKHLVTMETLSNEEVLGLIQRGIAFKRGEKVELDRKYYASNLFFEDSTRTHKSFEMAELRLDMGMIDFDARTSSVNKGETLYDTILTMSALGVDICVIRHSEVDYYKQLIDSPTIQTSIVNGGDGSGQHPSQSLLDLMTIYEEFGTFEGLKIAIAGDITHSRVAKSNMQILKRLGAEIFFAGPEEWYAEEFDVYGQHLNIDDIVEMVDVLMLLRVQHERHDGDGGFSKETYNRLHGLTDERYKRLKDTAIVMHPAPVNRDVEIDDQLVEAPKSRIVRQMQNGVFVRMAILEAIVNGKA from the coding sequence ATGACAATTACAAATGGTAAAGTTTCACTCAAACACTTGGTTACAATGGAGACCCTCTCAAATGAAGAAGTATTGGGACTCATTCAACGTGGTATTGCTTTTAAACGCGGTGAAAAGGTAGAGTTGGATCGGAAGTACTATGCTTCTAACCTTTTCTTTGAGGATTCAACTCGGACGCATAAGTCTTTTGAAATGGCAGAGCTTCGTTTGGATATGGGAATGATTGACTTCGATGCTCGTACCAGCTCAGTCAATAAGGGTGAAACCTTGTATGATACCATTTTGACCATGTCGGCACTTGGGGTAGACATTTGCGTGATTCGTCATTCGGAAGTGGATTATTACAAGCAATTGATTGATAGTCCTACCATCCAGACTTCAATTGTCAATGGTGGTGATGGTTCAGGCCAACACCCAAGCCAATCCCTACTTGATTTGATGACTATTTATGAAGAATTTGGAACTTTTGAAGGCTTGAAGATTGCCATTGCAGGTGATATTACACACTCACGGGTTGCTAAGTCCAATATGCAAATTTTGAAACGTCTGGGAGCTGAGATTTTCTTTGCTGGACCGGAGGAATGGTACGCAGAGGAATTTGATGTCTATGGTCAGCATTTGAATATTGATGATATTGTGGAAATGGTAGATGTACTGATGTTGCTCCGTGTGCAACACGAACGACATGATGGTGATGGTGGATTCTCTAAAGAAACTTATAACCGTTTGCATGGTTTGACTGATGAACGCTACAAACGCTTGAAAGATACTGCAATTGTTATGCATCCGGCCCCTGTTAACCGTGATGTAGAAATTGATGACCAATTGGTAGAGGCACCAAAATCACGTATTGTCCGTCAAATGCAAAATGGTGTCTTTGTTCGGATGGCGATTTTGGAAGCAATTGTCAATGGCAAGGCTTAA
- the pyrR gene encoding bifunctional pyr operon transcriptional regulator/uracil phosphoribosyltransferase PyrR has protein sequence MKTKEIVDDMTMKRAITRITYEIIERNKNLDNIVLAGIKTRGVFIAKRIQERLKQLEGIDVPLGELDTKPFRDDMKVEDDTTNMTANVNDRDVILVDDVLYTGRTIRAAIDNIVSLGRPARVSLAVLVDRGHRELPIRADYVGKNIPTSRSEEIIVHMAEIDGQDAVLLVEGA, from the coding sequence ATGAAGACAAAAGAAATCGTTGACGATATGACTATGAAACGGGCGATCACCCGTATCACTTATGAAATTATCGAGCGGAACAAGAATTTGGATAATATTGTCCTTGCAGGGATTAAAACACGGGGTGTTTTCATTGCAAAGAGGATTCAGGAGAGGCTTAAGCAATTAGAGGGTATCGATGTTCCGTTGGGAGAGTTGGATACCAAGCCGTTTCGAGATGACATGAAGGTAGAAGATGATACGACAAATATGACTGCCAATGTCAACGATCGTGATGTTATATTAGTAGATGATGTGCTTTATACAGGACGAACTATTCGTGCTGCTATTGACAACATAGTGTCCTTGGGCCGTCCAGCTCGCGTTAGTTTAGCGGTACTTGTGGATCGTGGACACAGGGAGTTGCCTATTCGAGCAGATTATGTTGGGAAGAATATTCCAACTAGTCGTTCTGAAGAAATCATTGTGCACATGGCTGAAATCGATGGTCAAGACGCTGTCCTTCTGGTTGAAGGTGCATAG
- a CDS encoding Pr6Pr family membrane protein — protein sequence MKHQSILFYSRCLLAILAITGTALEIIKYGIGMLMYYTVQSNLLVSLFAVYMVYAMGKSVDLQTSRFLRIKAAVTMSIMITCVVYHFMLAPLADDFWRLENLLCHYIVPLYFLLDTLIVDRQQQYKWFDPIWWTLLPVLYMIFGLVNGLFIKIPIPDAKDSPFAYFFLNVPKYGWTYVLTYAGTIFVAYLICGFMLAGLKSIKLKTSLSFGKNSQ from the coding sequence ATGAAACATCAAAGTATTTTGTTTTACAGTAGATGCCTGTTAGCCATTTTAGCCATCACAGGTACCGCCTTAGAAATCATTAAATACGGTATCGGGATGCTCATGTATTATACGGTGCAATCTAATTTATTAGTATCTCTGTTCGCTGTCTATATGGTATATGCCATGGGTAAAAGTGTGGATTTACAGACGTCACGTTTTCTTCGGATAAAGGCTGCTGTAACCATGTCTATCATGATTACTTGTGTAGTCTATCACTTTATGTTGGCACCTTTGGCAGACGATTTCTGGCGTCTTGAAAATCTACTCTGCCATTATATTGTTCCCTTATATTTTTTGTTAGATACCCTAATAGTAGATCGTCAGCAACAGTACAAGTGGTTTGACCCGATTTGGTGGACGCTTTTGCCTGTTCTCTACATGATTTTTGGTCTAGTGAATGGTCTTTTCATAAAAATTCCAATCCCAGATGCTAAGGACAGTCCTTTTGCTTATTTCTTTCTCAATGTCCCTAAGTATGGTTGGACTTATGTTTTGACTTATGCAGGTACAATTTTTGTTGCTTATCTGATTTGTGGGTTTATGTTGGCGGGACTTAAATCCATAAAACTTAAGACTTCATTGTCTTTTGGAAAAAATTCTCAGTAA
- a CDS encoding zinc ribbon domain-containing protein YjdM has translation METLPNCPKCNSEYVYEDGALLVCPECAYEWNPADVAEEESGPVAIDANGNRLADGDTVTLIKDLKVKGAPKDLKQGTRVKGIRIVEGDHNIDCKIDGFGAMKLKSEFVKKI, from the coding sequence ATGGAAACTTTACCAAATTGTCCAAAATGTAATTCTGAATATGTCTATGAAGACGGTGCCCTCTTGGTTTGCCCTGAGTGTGCTTACGAGTGGAACCCAGCAGATGTAGCTGAGGAAGAAAGTGGACCTGTTGCAATTGATGCTAACGGTAATCGTTTGGCGGACGGCGATACTGTGACGCTTATCAAAGATTTGAAAGTGAAAGGTGCGCCTAAGGACCTTAAACAAGGTACACGTGTTAAAGGCATCCGTATTGTTGAAGGCGATCACAATATTGATTGTAAAATCGATGGTTTCGGTGCGATGAAGCTGAAATCTGAATTTGTTAAGAAAATCTAA